Proteins encoded in a region of the Candidatus Eremiobacteraceae bacterium genome:
- a CDS encoding fasciclin domain-containing protein has product MQTTGLKDIVDTAVDAGSFNTLAAAVGAAGLVDALKGPGPYTVFAPTDAAFAKLPAGTVDALLKDIPKLKSILTYHVVANKYMSSDVRAKTTLKTLQGQSIVLEPVSGGIKVNDAHVTQADIECSNGVIHVIDAVILPA; this is encoded by the coding sequence ATGCAAACAACCGGTTTAAAGGACATCGTCGACACCGCGGTCGACGCCGGTTCGTTCAACACGCTCGCGGCCGCAGTCGGCGCGGCCGGCCTGGTCGACGCGCTCAAAGGCCCGGGGCCGTACACCGTGTTCGCCCCGACCGATGCCGCGTTCGCCAAGCTGCCCGCCGGCACGGTCGACGCATTGCTCAAGGACATCCCCAAGCTGAAGTCGATCCTGACCTACCACGTCGTCGCCAACAAGTACATGTCGTCCGACGTGAGGGCGAAGACGACGCTGAAGACGCTGCAAGGCCAAAGCATCGTCCTCGAGCCCGTCAGCGGCGGTATCAAGGTCAACGATGCTCACGTCACACAAGCCGACATCGAATGCTCCAACGGCGTCATCCATGTCATCGACGCCGTCATCCTGCCCGCGTAA